In the Andrena cerasifolii isolate SP2316 chromosome 3, iyAndCera1_principal, whole genome shotgun sequence genome, GATTTATCTGAACGGCTCGTGCGTTTCATGGACTCGGAGTGTTTAGATCGAAGGCGTATTGAATTCGAAAGATTGGAAATCTAGGGCggatcttaaggggttatacctagtcaggcggctgaaaagaggcgaatatttgtgaattttttttgaagaagcggaagcatatatttttacaaaactttttgcgcttaacagagcaatatttaaagaacatttgggaattttttcgttgaaaaatatttacgtttataataaagtaacagccgGCATCCAAGAagccaatttaaaaatttgtttttttcggtgagcactgccattcggaaccagattatctaaaatcagaaaaccaaaaagatttcgttaatatattaatgtagcttccgattaacggagggaatttccgaaatattaatttaaaacaaaatggtcgCTATTCAAAGTTGAAGTCCTAAtttctttcgcgtgatttttgcacgaaaaaatcaggatttcaattttaaatagtcgccattttattttaaattaatatttcggaaattccctccgttattcGGAagctacattaatatattaacgaaatcttttttgttttttgattttagttaatctggttccgaatggcagtgctcacagcaaaagcaaatttttaaaaatgcttcttggatgtcggttgttactttattataaacccaaatatttttcaacgaaaaaattaccaaatgttctttaaatgttgctctttcaagcgcaaaaagatttgtaaaaaTACATGCTTTCGCTtcatcaaaaaaaattcacaaacattcgccacttttcggtcgcttgactaggtataatcccttaatgTTTACCTTTGATATCCAAGGTAGGatgattttttataatttaaggaATTTGATGAGTAGCAAATTATTTAATACGAATACACTTTTagtcaaaattaaaaatgtaaaggtCCGCGCGATGGTGTATTGCTGATTGCTCCTTCCATCTAACTAACATACTAATTCATCTCAATATTCTTGCACCGTTTGCTTTCACAGATACAAACCCTGTTGCCAATTCAACACTAAAAATGACCCGAAATTAGGGAAAGAATTATAAGTCCAGCCTTAGTAAATTTTCCTTCGACCCCTTGTTGGAACAACAAGTTCAACTAATAATCCACTGTTTACATGATCCAGCGATTCTATAGATTCAGCGACACGACGACAAAATATTGGCACACGCTCTACTGTTTATCCATGTCCACACGCGGATCCTTAAATCCGAGATCGAACGGCTTGCATAAATGTTTTACTGCTTACCGAGCCTCTTTCCTCCACGGGGAATCGCGTAACGCACCTTGCTTTTTACGGAATCACAATGGTTTCCTTGAAACTACCGAATAATGGTGGTTGGAATGCTTACGAACGGGTAGTGGCACGTAAAAAGGGCAACTCGTTGGAGGACGAAACTTTTTACGCCCCCGGCACGCTGGGGACTCTTCTTTCGCGTTGTTTTTACACAGAAAACCTCGGCAGCGCAGTCTTTGTCGGTCGTCAATGGCGCTTTCGAGTTTCCCCAAAGATTGCGACTATTTCGCGGCACTCCTTGATTCTCAAAACCAGCGAGAAGGGAAGAAGAAACAGGGGCAACGTGCTCGTCTACTTGAATTGTAATGCGGGCTTATGCACCGTCGCCCGTTCGCCTCAAAACGCCCCAAATTATCGCGAAACGCGTGTAAGTACTAGCGGGACGATTCTTTTCCAGAGCTCGCGCTTTCTGGGGACGAAAGAAAGGGCTCGCGCGCGAACTTAAGTCGGAAAAGTCATTCGGAATCCATAAGCGACTCCGCATTGTTTTCGCGTTTACTCAGGAACCGAGCAGTTTTTCACCGACGCGGGGAATTATTGTTCGGCGCGCTGTAATGCTCGGCGGTAAACCGCGCGTTTCGCGGTTTGCGAAGGCTTAATTGAAAGCCCAGATAGCGCGTTAACGCGTGGATATTTATGGCTGAGTTTCCTCGCAGCTTCGCACTGTCATAGGAGCGAAAGAGTTTCAGCGGTACGCATGGAAATGGCACGTTAGTTTGTTGAGTTTTATTAGCTGGATATGGTGTCGTACGATATCTAATAGATTCATAATGAGATAATTGGCATATCATATGACGAAGCTTCACGGGAGAAAAGTTGTTTGGGAGAAACACGCGTGAGTGGCACGGAAATGTGGGTTAGAGCCAGATATGACGAGGGCTCTTAAAGCTCGCGTAAAAAAGGTCACTTGAGCCGTTCTAAATGACGTTTCACAgcacgctgctcggctccgcgtTTACAAATTTTGTGATATAATTTTAGACATCGTATTCATTCCTTTCAAGTGACACAGTGGCTGTAGTAAGGTCTTTAACGCACAGAGTGCTTCGTTTTAAGCGTCTGTCATTAAGGGATAACGCGTGTATAATTAGTTATAAAATTGTCGCGATCGTTGCAGGTGGAACAAAGTTTGCGAACGCAAGTGCTAATAGTATTTTCACGGTCCATTTAAAAAGGAGTATCTGCTTGCACCGTGGTACAAAGGGGGCCTCGAAAAATTGCATGGACACGCTGAGGTCGGCTTGCAGTAGCAACTCATATCCACATCAAACGCTCGAGTGGCTTTTATCTTTACTTTGTAAATTTAATGGAAACCACCGCCAGTGATTAGCAACCTGTTAAACTGTCCTGCTTCTGGCTGGTAAGGAGTGCTCACTTTGTCCGACGCATCCAATCGAGCAATTAAAATCCAGCGACTGCCTACTTCGGAGGGAAGTTCTACGTTCTTCGCTCGTTATAGAATCACGCTTTCAGACCCCAGCACTTTTATACTACCAATGAAAGCTACGGGAAGTAATACGTGACCCCAAATTCGCGAACTGTGCTGTGCACTTCCTGCATGCGTTCCTACGAATTACCCCGAACGAAATGTACTACGCTCGAAGCATACAAATTTTCTTCAGCTGATATTTTGTTAATATAGGAAAGATGCGGCGGTTAACATGGACGGACAGTTTCTGGTGCGCCAGATCTACGACGACGAGATCACTTATAACATTATATCGGCTGCTGTCAATAGGCTCAGTACGTACCTTTCCTCTCATTAATGCAAACTCCTAACTTTAACAGGGTAGTTACGAGAATAAACTTTATCCAATTTTCGATTAAACTTGAGTAACAATTGAATAAGAATTCTTATCCGGAAACAAGCTCGCCACCTCTTTAACAGAATTTTCTGCAATACTCAGCTCTTGAAGCCAAGCTCCTCGGCACTCCTTTGTCCCATTTATTTAATTCTCTATAAGAAATATTGaattacaatataattttatcTCTTCTTCGTCTATTGTGACGGCATAATTCGCATTCCCTGCCAGAAGACTGTCTGCCCTTGCAAGTTCTCTGGCAATCCTGCAATCCTTTCAAGTAAATCCTTCGTTCTGACATTGAATGCCCGAGGCACGGGTCTGCAAGGTATCCTTACGAATACGTCCACTAGCCGGGACTGTTTCTTTCTTCTCATCCTTTCTTTTACTCTTTCCAACCTTTCCTTCAGCTCCTATTAGCCGCCAAAGTGGCGACCCGGACAGAGATACCTCGATAGAATCTTTTGTCCTAGCGCTATCTATAGACCCCGCGTCCTAACGCTAACCTCGCTGATGAGACGAATAGCAGACTCACTGTGAGGCTGAAGCGTGATTCTCTTTCTCATCGACCTTGCTTTTCTCCTTCGATCCTTCTAATGAAACCGAGGAGCCAGCATAGGCACATCAGGTTCAATTGACCGAGCAACCCCCGCCCTGCAATATTCATTAAAATTGTTGAGTCCTAGTAGATCGACCGGGCGACAGTTGTTCAACGGTTCCCTAGTTAACTCTGCTTAAGTTTAATCGTATCGATGGCCCCTGGGTGGCCCAGAGACACCTGACGAATCGCGCTTGTTCCAGACATTCCGGCCAACGAAATCCTCGAGCTGTTCGGGCGCATGTTCTTCGAGTTCTGCCAGGACTCCGGCTACGACAAGATCCTGCAGGTGCTGGGTGCAACGCCCAGGGACTTTTTACAGGTAAATCCCGCAGCGACGCGGCCGCACGCTCTTCAAACCATTCACTTTCGTGCCGAGTGAAAGAAAGATTACCTCGGGCAATAAGCGGTGACCGACTCTGCCAGAGATTCCTGCGATTCCGTTTCCACGCGGGCCGGGTGAAAGTTCTCTGAAAAGATGGCACGTAGGCAGATCGTTGCCTAGTATGTTCCCGATGGAATCACGTACCAGCACACTCGGTCTGTTTAGTCCCCCGGTTGTTACGGGCAGCCAACGAGGCACACGTGCAAGCCACCCGCGGAATTTTTATTCGCGAATACCGCGCGCGAACGCCTTCGACGCATTTCTAAACCCAGGATACTACGTGCCGTTTCAGGGAAACAGGCCGCGCCAGTCCTCGATTGCGGCAATCCGCGGCTGAGTAATTGGAGAAAAAGTGCGTGAACCCGTTCACGCGGCCGGAATACGAATGAATTATTGCGCGGAATTGCCGCCGAGCTTGCACACGCCGGATCCCCTGTCATTCGTTATCTAGAATCCTTCTCTCGAAATGAACGGGATTAAAGGAATCTGAAACGCAGCTAGACACCTCCTGAACGCTCTGTTGCTCGTGCAGAACGTATCCTTAGAGAATATCCCGCCTCTCCTCGGAATGGTTTCTTTGATATGCaatcgaagctaattttattCGCCGCATCTGATGGGAGGCACGGCGAACGTGAAAAACCTCGGGGTCTTTTTATAGAAACCCTCTGGTATCCGTATTTGCTGGAATAATGGAGTGTCTTCCGTATATTTAATCCTAACCGGAGAATAAACCTGAATAAAATACACTCGCGGCCGGCAAGAAACTTCTGTCACGATGAATGCGCGCAATACGATTAGCGAGCGGAATGCCGTCGCGGAGCGAGATTATTATTGCGGCGTTTTTCCGTCGCGGCTTTTCATTTCCGCTTCTCTCTCTCGAGTCAAGTGTCGCGTACTTACAGGTGATTCGTTCTTGTCCGGTATCGATGCCCGTCCAACTGGGGGACTTTATGTTTCTACCTTTGCCGTTGACGTTTCATGCATCGCCGCGCGCGATTGAAATTAATGGCTCCGGACCCAGCGAGAAGTAAAATTCGATCGTTGGGAGCGCGACCACGAGCGCGATACCGGGCTCGTCAGGCGAAATATTTATCTCCCGGCCGTTTTTAAAGCACCGATGAATTTAGGGTGGCCCCCGTTGACGTTTAATTACAGAACCTGGACGCCCTTCACGATCATTTAGGCACTTTGTATCCGGGAATGAGGGCACCCTCTTTCCGATGCACAGAAAGGCCAGAAGACGGGGCGCTCATATTGCATTATTACTCCGATCGACCCGGTTTGGAGCATATTGTCATTGGCATCGTTAAGGTATTTCGAGGAAATTGCGAAACACGAGCGGATGGTCGAGGATGttgatgaataaaaaatatatattaaaaataaaattatgttaaacgattttattaaaaatgtagtagaaactaaattaaaatgcactaaaaaaataattcttttcttgtacttcaattttgatggtgttaaaatggtgtttgatcagtTTAAAtcaaatcgtggggcacgatatttctaaacaggatatgaatcactttaatacttttatttaaagtgatattaacaccatcaaaattgtagtacaagaaagaattattttttagcttttagtgtatttttaataaaatcgtttaacataagaaacttttttttatatattttttattttctagtttttagtgtttgtggatttacatttcacagctcagacttctttaaaaatatcttttactactgtatacagtttaacagtttgcttaaacgttgtagtgcaacagtcactaaaaaataattcttttcttgtaccacAATTTTGATGGCGatatacgaacgcctgcaaagttttagtttcactattcgtacatacgtgacggataatttctcgataaattgtgtattttcggtaatcgcgatgcgactagcatTGCAGCAGGTATTTGCCGTTTCcataaagaacgcgagtggctcatttcaagttGTTTGTATTAGTGGTTGTGGATTATATTTATTGACGACTGGGTAAATTTTTCACCCCacacgggttaattttttttaaaaatattttattgtcatccaaactacgcacgcctgcaaagcttcaagacaattggatagttggaagtgggttaaatttgagttgccagatttgaaccatacaaacatacaaacaaacagaggatcgaagctgaataaaatcgtttaaaaatgatGTGGCTTGGAAATTCATCTCGAAAGGGGGCAATTAATTTGCGAGAAATTCAGGCGGTATTAACTACGTTGGTATTATCCTTATTCTGTTAGATCGGTTAAGGTATACTGCCTGGTGTAACAGTATTTTAATGTTAAATGGCCGTTAAATCGATCGGTGCTCGCTATTTAGTTTTCGTCCTAACAAATTCGTTCGGACGGAAACGAGCCGCGACTAAACGAGTTATAACTTTTATGCCCGTAGACCGTGGCGAAAAAGCTCCACGGCACTGACATAGAGATGCGAATATTGAAGACGAAAAACGAGTGCGATCACGTGCAATTCTTGATCACCAACACATCTGGCCCTGGGGTTGTCTCGAACCCTATGATCGCCGAATTGGAGACTTTATCTGTGGGTGAGTGACGCCAGCATTCTCAATATTAATCCTCCGCTAAAGAGAATCCATCCTAACTGACGTTTCAAAAAATTCCCAAGCCAAATGGGATAACCATCCACGGATAACAGAGAAACTTTTACCTCCGGTTCTAAAATAGACCGAATCTCCCTCCGATTTAACTCTCCCGAATCACAGAGCgtagtaacaaaaaaaaaaatcgatttccaaTGTGTCACAGAACCAAAAGTGAGCCCCATGACGTTCTGCCGAGTTTTTCCATTCCACTTGATGTTCAACCGGGATCTGATAATCGTTCAAACCGGCTGCACCATAACGCGAGTCATACCCCAAGTGTGCTCTGGCAACTGCAAGCTGAACGACATCCTCGTGACTGTAAGTTTACCCAACCACAAGTCGTTTAATTGGCGCATGAAGTTATTCTGTCTAAAATGATAAAGTGATGTATAAGCCAGCGAGGTATCGATATACATTTAAGCATAACTTTACTGTCAATCTAATTTCAATTAAAAGAGAAGACCCGTCGATACGCCGAGCAACGTTTGATCGATATCACGTTTTATTTCCGACACGCTGCATTAGTTAGCCCGGTGCACGAAATTGCGTTATTGTCCGGCACGTCGTGGCCACCAGCGGCTATAATTCACGCGGATTCATACGCGCGTAATCATATATCTTTCAAATGCGGCTTGTTTGAAACGATGTGACACGCACCACTGGAACAGAACCATTTAGCTTCATTTGCATAGCCGCTCGCGCAGACGTCCGCGGCCGAGCAATCAATTATCTGCCCATTATTGTTCCTCCGTCATCCCTGAAATTCCCGTCGATCTCAAGAAGTCGCGATAGAACGTTGCGTGCCGCTGGCACGTATAATTCGATTTCACGTCCGGCGATTATTACGACGTTCGCGGATCCCTACCACGATAAATCCCCTCGTCGACGTTTTTCTTTCACGTTCGACTAAACCTTCAGCTTTGTCATCCCGCAGATCAGGCCGCATTTAGAGTTAACGTTCGAGAACATACTGTCGCATATAAACACGGTATACGTGCTGCAAACGAAGAAAGGAGTGATGCGAGTGAACGCCACCGAGGAGTACTCGTATCTGCGCTTGAAAGTTAGTACAGCTTCTGTAATGCAAACGTACTCCACTGGCGCGTAATTCTGCTGTAAATGGATAAGCAGGTTCCATTGTCACCGGCAAGTTTATTACTCTTCTAGGGGCAAATGTTGTACATACCCGAGCCAGATCTCGTCACCTTTCTCTGTTACCCCAGCGTTATGAATCTGGATGACTTAACCAGGTGAGACATTGCACAGAATTTATGCTTAATGCAGCGAGACTATTAATTATTTAGCTGCAGCGTCTGGCGAAAGGTTCTACCATGATTACTAGACCTCTTAGAACTCTCGCGCGTCGAACCATCCGAAGAGAGTCTAGTGAAATGGGAATTTATCCTAAAggaattcaaataaaattgaCATGCCATTTCTTGAGTCACCAGGACGACCCGGATGAAATAGATTTCCTCTTGAAGCTTCCATAATTGAAAATTCCCTTTCGCGTGTATCGTAATAATTGCGTCGTATAGATTACTGCTGCCACGTAGATGCGGGCGAGCGTCAATCTGCGCCGCGGTGCAATTATCGAATAGTTACCAAATTGAATTTCTACCAGCCCAAACAACACGCGCGTACTATTCCAATCACTCAGCTCGCTAACGCATCGATCACTGCGTTTCTCGTTCGACGATACCTGCGAAACCATCGGCAGGGTAACGTAACTCACTGAAACGAATGGGCATCGCGAAGAATGCAACGCGACAGGTTACCGTTTTGCAATACCCGGCGCACTGTCGTATTTATATGCGCAATAACGGCATACCGAATTGCCGTCGTTAATTCTTCATTTAATGCCGCTCTCACTTCACGGTTACCGAATAGTTCTTCGCGCAGCGTTTGAATTGCAAATTAATCCACTTTCAACGTACCTTCGCTGGTACGCGATTTTGTGGACTAACGAAGGCGTCAACCCGTGCACCGCGGTAGTGAATACGGAGTCCATCGGATTCCGTCCAGTGCCAAGAAGCACGCGACAGAACGAAATGCAACACAGTTGAAATGCTGACTTACGGCCGCTGTAACCTGCAGGTCGTTATCGCGAATAGACGTAACATGTTTCGCGGCTGATAAGTAGGCCTCTCCCTATTAATTCATCCATTGCATACGCCTGGACGGGGTAATAGGCCgtctgaaaaatatttctcatCGATAAAATAAAGGCAGCAACGGTAGTTCGATAGACACCGAAGCGATGGTCCGCATTGTTGCAGCCATTCCAGCGTCTGGTCCTAAGTAGTGTGCAGCACGGGCGTGTATTCTCGTCACGACGCCACCGAATTGCCCTCGTTCGAATAGTCTCCGTCCCCTCCTTGTCTCTTCTTCTCGTTGTAATTTTCATCCGTCCCCGTTTCTCTTAGGATTCGTTTTTTCCAGTTTTCGCCTGGACGACCGTCCGAATGCATTAAACATCGCGTGGCCGATGCGTCGCCTCATACATTCCGACACGTACTCCCCTCGATCAGTGCTAGCCGCGGCGGTTTTTGTCGCTGGAAAATTCGACCGTGTAATCGGTACATTACGCGGCGCGCGGTTCTTAAGCGTTCGCCGTTTAAGCGTACGCCGCTCCTTCGTGGTCGACGATTAACGCCCAGATAATTCCTGCTCCCTAGATGGAGTCGGCGGGTGGTTTATCCGAGAAGAAGCGCGGAGCTAGTTAGGGGGCAAATTTAAAGCCTCGTCGAGATAGCTGCCGGTTACGCTACCTGTTTGCTGCGATAAGTTTCATTTGTGACGAGCGCTATGCGGCCCGCGATGCCCTCGTGGAGTATTAGATTAGACGCGCCAGCTGAAGTTATGTATAGCTGGATTACTTCGTAGCGAGCCGTTGGAAATATACGATTCTACGTCAAATAAATTTCTCACCCCGCGTAGCGCCGATATTTTTCGTATCTCCTTGCCGCTCCCGCACCGGCGATCCCCCGCGCGCAAGCTTCATTTTCCATTTTCGCTGGGCCCCAGCTCGCGCCCCGTAAATTTATTGCATCGCGTTATTGCGTAGTTTCGTCTCGCTGTCAGTGATAGAGAGGAGAGGCCTGAATGACGCATGAAGAATAACTGAATGCTGGATTGGAAATGCAGACGATAAACGCGCAGTTACGTCGCCGAGGAAAAATCGCGGTCTATTCTTTGATAATGATATTCGATGCAGGGCTATAAATACCCCGCGACATGTTGAACGGCTCGCTTTAGAACAGTGACCCACGAACGGTTGCGCAAACCACCGATTCTGCGTCGGATCGCAGAGCTGCAGCTGCGACGAACGCGCTCGGTGGTTGGATAAGGGATCAGTGAACAGTTGAAGATTAAAACTCCAGCGTTCcgttttacgattttttttttttttttttttttacgaggcCTCGTAGTTTCTTTCCGTCGAGTCGATCCGTCAATAGGGGGGCGGACGTGCCATTTTTCATTTTCCCCCGATTCTGATCATCAGGCGGGGCTTGTATCTGAGTGACATCCCCCTTCACGACGCCACCAGAGACCTCGTTCTGATGTCAGAGCAGTTCGAGGCTGATTACAAATTAACGAGGAATTTGGAATTGCTTACCGATAAATTGCAGCAGACGTATCGCGAGCTCGACGGCGAGAAGCAGAAAACCGACAGGTAAGGATCCCCGCCCGCGTAATTTTCTGATTAAGGAAATCCCCATTGGCCTCGTTTGCCATTTATCCCAACGCGATTCCCAGAGGGGGCGAGTCGACGCCCCCCCACCCCTGCCACTGAAATTTCTTTCTTGACAAGATACTCTTCCCCGCCGGAAATTAAATCGTACCTTTTCTCGTCGAGGGGCTGCGCCGCGTTTAAACTTTGTCTCGTTCGACGATCGTCGGCGAAACATTCGAGCACCGATACGCACATACATAAGTAAGCCGTGCTCGCGCACAAATGTGCCCAGTAGTCCTTAAGTAACGATTTCGTGCCCAAAGTGGTTTCGCCATTAGCAAGAGCCCTGTATCATCGAATAAAGAAAGGTGTAGGGGCGCGAACGTCCGactcgtttcctcgttaaagTAATTCCTCTAACCAGCCCCATAACTTAGGGGGGCAAACGAAATTAGCGAGTTGCAGCGTGGCTGGCTGTGATTAAAAAGAAGTTCCATTAAAAGTTGCCTGTGCGCCGCAGGTTGCTGTACTCGGTGCTGCCAATTTCCGTGGCAAACGAGCTTAGACATTCGAGGCCAGTCCCAGCGAAGAAGTACGATTGCGTGACAC is a window encoding:
- the Gycbeta100b gene encoding guanylate cyclase soluble subunit beta-1-like isoform X2, with the translated sequence MYGFVNYALELLVVKTYDSETWEAIKKDAAVNMDGQFLVRQIYDDEITYNIISAAVNRLNIPANEILELFGRMFFEFCQDSGYDKILQVLGATPRDFLQNLDALHDHLGTLYPGMRAPSFRCTERPEDGALILHYYSDRPGLEHIVIGIVKTVAKKLHGTDIEMRILKTKNECDHVQFLITNTSGPGVVSNPMIAELETLSVEPKVSPMTFCRVFPFHLMFNRDLIIVQTGCTITRVIPQVCSGNCKLNDILVTIRPHLELTFENILSHINTVYVLQTKKGVMRVNATEEYSYLRLKGQMLYIPEPDLVTFLCYPSVMNLDDLTRRGLYLSDIPLHDATRDLVLMSEQFEADYKLTRNLELLTDKLQQTYRELDGEKQKTDRLLYSVLPISVANELRHSRPVPAKKYDCVTLLFSGIVGFGAYCAAHTDSSGAMKIVNMLNQLYTAFDVLTDPKKNPNVYKVETVGDKYMAVSGLPEPCRCHARCIARLALDMMDLAADEVQIDGEPVKITIGIHSGEVVTGVIGHRMPRYCLFGNTVNLTSRTETTGEPGKINVSEDAYRYLCMPENQDPQFLLEYRGPVTMKGKTEPMNVWFLSRERELVA
- the Gycbeta100b gene encoding guanylate cyclase soluble subunit beta-1-like isoform X1; protein product: MLNQIPLGSTVQKMPSGNNNCDFRERNEAGKDAAVNMDGQFLVRQIYDDEITYNIISAAVNRLNIPANEILELFGRMFFEFCQDSGYDKILQVLGATPRDFLQNLDALHDHLGTLYPGMRAPSFRCTERPEDGALILHYYSDRPGLEHIVIGIVKTVAKKLHGTDIEMRILKTKNECDHVQFLITNTSGPGVVSNPMIAELETLSVEPKVSPMTFCRVFPFHLMFNRDLIIVQTGCTITRVIPQVCSGNCKLNDILVTIRPHLELTFENILSHINTVYVLQTKKGVMRVNATEEYSYLRLKGQMLYIPEPDLVTFLCYPSVMNLDDLTRRGLYLSDIPLHDATRDLVLMSEQFEADYKLTRNLELLTDKLQQTYRELDGEKQKTDRLLYSVLPISVANELRHSRPVPAKKYDCVTLLFSGIVGFGAYCAAHTDSSGAMKIVNMLNQLYTAFDVLTDPKKNPNVYKVETVGDKYMAVSGLPEPCRCHARCIARLALDMMDLAADEVQIDGEPVKITIGIHSGEVVTGVIGHRMPRYCLFGNTVNLTSRTETTGEPGKINVSEDAYRYLCMPENQDPQFLLEYRGPVTMKGKTEPMNVWFLSRERELVA